A single genomic interval of Helianthus annuus cultivar XRQ/B chromosome 6, HanXRQr2.0-SUNRISE, whole genome shotgun sequence harbors:
- the LOC118479624 gene encoding NAD(P)H-quinone oxidoreductase chain 4, chloroplastic: NGSNEPTLNFETSVNQSYPVALEIIFYIGFLIAFAVKLPILPLHTWLPDTHGEAHYSTCMLLAGILLKMGAYGLIRINMELLPHAHSIFSPWLMVVGTIQIIYAASTSLGQRNLKKRIAYSSVSHMGFILIGIASITDTGLNGAILQIISHGFIGAALFFLAGTSYDRIRLVYLDEMGGVAIPMPKIFTMFSSFSMASLALPGMSGFVAEVLVFLGIITSQKYLLMPKIAITFVMAIGMILTPIYLLSMSRQIFYGYKLFNTPNSYVFDSGPRELFVSISIFIPVIGIGMYPDFVLSLSVDKVEGILSNYFYR; this comes from the coding sequence AATGGTTCGAATGAACCAACATTAAATTTTGAAACATCAGTTAATCAGTCGTATCCTGTGGCTTTGGAAATCATATTCTATATTGGATTTTTAATTGCTTTTGCTGTCAAATTGCCGATTCTACCCCTACATACATGGTTACCAGATACCCACGGAGAGGCACATTACAGTACTTGTATGCTTCTAGCCGGAATTTTATTAAAAATGGGAGCGTATGGATTGATTCGGATTAATATGGAATTATTACCACACGCTCATTCTATATTTTCTCCTTGGTTGATGGTAGTAGGCACAATACAAATAATCTATGCAGCTTCAACATCTCTCGGCCAAcgtaatttaaaaaaaagaataGCCTATTCCTCCGTATCTCATATGGGTTTCATACTTATAGGAATTGCTTCGATAACCGATACGGGACTCAATGGAGCTATTTTACAAATAATCTCTCATGGCTTTATTGGTGCTGCACTTTTTTTCTTGGCGGGAACGAGCTATGATAGAATACGTCTTGTTTATCTCGATGAAATGGGTGGAGTAGCTATCCCCATGCCAAAAATCTTTACAATGTTCAGTAGTTTTTCCATGGCTTCCCTTGCATTACCGGGTATGAGTGGTTTTGTTGCAGAAGTGCTAGTATTTTTAGGAATAATTACCAGCCAAAAATATCTTTTAATGCCCAAAATTGCCATCACTTTTGTAATGGCAATTGGAATGATATTAACTCCTATTTATTTATTATCTATGTCACGCCAGATATTCTATGGATACAAGTTATTTAATACTCCAAACTCTTATGTTTTTGATTCTGGACCGCGCGAGTTATTTGTTTCCATCTCCATTTTTATACCCGTAATAGGTATTGGTATGTACCCCGATTTTGTTCTTTCACTATCAGTTGACAAGGTTGAAGGTATTCTATCTAATTATTTTTATAGatag